One genomic region from [Chlorobium] sp. 445 encodes:
- a CDS encoding DNA (cytosine-5-)-methyltransferase, with protein sequence MHVIELCAGGGGQALGIEQAGFMHAAALDRDKHCCDTLRLNRPHWNVIEANLVDFNGSSYAGVDLLAAGLPCPPFSVAGKQLGERDERNLFPDALRIVDEVRPKAVIFENVRGLLHPVFAPYRVHIDTYLSKLGYTPAWRLLYAADFGVPQLRPRVVCVALRHAFADTFRWPQKLPYEPPTVGAILYDLMSVRGWRGASAWSQQANTIAPTIVGGSLKHGGPDLGPSRARQAWAALGVDGLGIGDEPPAPDFVGMPRLTVRMVARLQGFPDDWHFAGRKTAAYRQVGNAFPPPVACAVARQVYACLTSQRYVQIPVEVEA encoded by the coding sequence ATGCATGTTATTGAGCTATGTGCAGGCGGCGGTGGGCAAGCACTAGGGATAGAACAAGCTGGCTTTATGCATGCCGCAGCACTTGATAGAGACAAGCACTGCTGTGATACACTGCGACTAAATCGTCCGCATTGGAATGTGATTGAAGCCAACCTTGTGGATTTTAATGGCAGCTCTTATGCTGGCGTAGATCTCCTCGCGGCGGGGTTGCCGTGTCCGCCCTTCTCGGTTGCGGGGAAGCAGCTTGGTGAACGTGATGAGCGCAATCTATTCCCGGATGCCCTGCGTATTGTTGATGAAGTCCGCCCCAAAGCCGTCATCTTTGAGAATGTGCGCGGACTATTGCATCCGGTATTCGCCCCATACCGCGTTCATATTGATACCTACCTCTCCAAGCTGGGGTATACTCCGGCTTGGAGACTGCTCTATGCGGCAGATTTCGGTGTGCCGCAACTGCGCCCGCGCGTTGTGTGTGTAGCCCTACGCCATGCATTCGCAGATACCTTTCGCTGGCCTCAGAAACTTCCCTATGAACCACCGACAGTTGGGGCTATCCTCTATGATCTGATGAGTGTGCGGGGTTGGCGCGGAGCGAGTGCATGGAGCCAGCAAGCGAATACAATTGCCCCCACAATTGTTGGTGGTTCCTTAAAGCACGGAGGCCCTGATCTCGGTCCTTCCCGTGCTCGTCAAGCGTGGGCTGCGCTAGGGGTGGATGGTCTCGGCATTGGGGATGAACCTCCCGCCCCCGATTTTGTGGGTATGCCGCGGCTCACAGTACGCATGGTTGCCCGTTTACAAGGCTTCCCTGATGATTGGCATTTTGCGGGACGAAAGACTGCTGCATACCGTCAAGTGGGTAATGCATTCCCCCCTCCAGTTGCCTGCGCGGTTGCCCGACAAGTTTATGCGTGTCTCACATCGCAACGGTACGTGCAGATACCAGTGGAGGTAGAAGCATGA